The segment GTCCAATAGTCCCCGTCCCTGTGACCAGGATGTCGGGCTGTCCGTTCCTCCAGATCTCCCTGACGATTCTTTCCCTCTCCTCCAGTCGTCGAGCCTTCTCCAGCTCCTCAGCTGACGCGAACACATTTACACTCCTCAGAGTCCCGTTGGACTGGCTGCTGCGATCACTCATGGGCCCTATTGTCACTTTGGGGATCTCCGTCTCCTCCCCATCTTCCTCTGCAAtgctctcctcatcctcctccccatcctcctcttcctcgctgGACTCCTTTAGCTGTCTCCTCTCAGGGGAAGGGGGTGGTCTGCTGTGGCGGCGAGTCCTGCAGGCAATGCCGGCCACCAGGAGGCACAGTGCCATGAGGAGGCCCAGACAAACGCCCATCATGAAGTAGAGGGCGAAGCTCTCTGGATTGGCTGTGAGGGCAGAGAAATGGATGAGTTCGACCTCAGCTACAGGAAGTACTAAGTACAGTTACTCAAATAGTGTACTTAAaaggatactttgctgattttcaactaGCTTTGTATCTCAccagtgtgggtagtatgtgtaaatgtacTAGAGCAaatttccctccatcttaccagcacccagatctccctgctcatttgccAGCAAAAATCAAGAGAGAGCCCCAGGCTGACAATCATGGTTGTTGACACACTGAGGTTTTTACCTTTGATGTGAGCGTAGGTCGCCATGCTGTTACTGAGCAGCTCCATGTCTCTCTTAACAGGCTCCATCCTGGTTCACTGTGGGTTCAAATATCTACCATCTCCAGGATTTTGTTTTACAAACGGAACTCCAACACCAACGGCAGATCCtgtcacaaaacaaacaaacaaacaattagtacatgctttaatgtttcaGTCTGATATACATAAGATAGTGTCACTTTTAAACCCACTGGGGAAGTGTGAGCTCATTTAAAAGCCTGACAAAGTGTGTTCCCCTCCCATCATTCCTGTTATCTAAACTGGTGTCAGAGGTCAGCAGACAAGGACATTGTGTTCCTCATAAGTGTTTTACAGTCGGGCCTGTGGCGAGGACAGCAACATGGGGCCCTCTCTGTCTAATAAggatgtttatatttatgacaTCAGTGCCTGAGGAGGCTCTTTTccggctttttttttgttgttgttgttcttttttcccacaGAAAAACTGACAGAACAAATTTCACATGTTCACTTGAAAACTCcagctaaaaaaaatgtcactagAGACCATCATGtgatgggatcactccagctgCAATACAGCAATCCACAGCTTAAAATGGATGTGGGCCGGAGGCATAAAGCGGGGGGCCAGTGGCCTCTTTCCTATCTCCTACCCTCCTACTTCCAGTCTGCTTGTGCTGACCAAACCCA is part of the Epinephelus moara isolate mb chromosome 22, YSFRI_EMoa_1.0, whole genome shotgun sequence genome and harbors:
- the eva1bb gene encoding eva-1 homolog Bb; this translates as MEPVKRDMELLSNSMATYAHIKANPESFALYFMMGVCLGLLMALCLLVAGIACRTRRHSRPPPSPERRQLKESSEEEEDGEEDEESIAEEDGEETEIPKVTIGPMSDRSSQSNGTLRSVNVFASAEELEKARRLEERERIVREIWRNGQPDILVTGTGTIGRVHYH